TTTCATTTATGCGTTGAtcctcttttagaggaagtgggtgatGCCCTTGGAGagtttttgatggtggatgatgaatcctctgatatttttcactccacctttgcccgcattttggttgaaatggatgtttcaaaagggCTGCCAGCTTAGGTTTTACTCAAATCTTCTAAGGGTTCTTgggttcaatctttggactatgaagggatttcCTTCCgatgtagaagatgttttaaaacagGTAATGCGGCTGCGCAATGTGGATTTGAGAAAAAGGCAATGACGACTACATGGTGGAAATGTGCTTCCCAACAACATTACATGGTTGAGAAGAAATCTAAGCAATATAGGAGTTTTTTTGAGGTGGTTGCAATGGATTTATAGGGTCTCGGGGCATCCTATCTGGATGTCACAAATGGTGGGGTTGCTGAAGTTGTGCAAGATTATCATGTTGAAACCCCTAAAGAGATAGAGAATGGGCCTCGGATTGCAAGTTCTAGTGATAACGTCTCAGCTATCAGATCTGGTGGCTCTTCTGATATGCCTGTAGGGAGGAATACTGATGTTATCTCTGAGACAATGGTTGCAGGATTTCAATCTCAAGATATTGGTTGTCTTTTGCTGGCTTGGCATGTTAAGGCAACAcaagtggaagagggttggatttCTGTTAAGGGCAAGAAAGCTAAGTTCTCTAAGCCTTCTTTTGGCATGACTCTTCGCTCACATAAGAGTAGCTCTAAttgtaaatcttgatggttcttggtTGGGGACTGGTTTTAGGCCGGTTGTTGGTTGTTCTTCTTGCAGctttgttttaggttgtgggagcctgttTTTAAAACCCACGTTTTTGGGCTATGGGTGCCTTTTCAACCCATGGTTGTCTGGAGCTTTCATGTTCATTTTGTTAAGACAACTTTCTAGTTGAGGGTTCCAGATCCATTCAAAATCTAATTGCAAATGGTTTCGAgttccttcaaaacctatttttgccttaataacAAACATTACAACTTCTTCATGAAATGAGTAGCACAAGTCATATACTAATATCATTAGGTTTCTAATATAGCATACTTTAAAGTGTTTTCAAGTACAATTTAATAACATTTCCATTTGAAACAAGTTCTATATTGAAAAATGCAACTAATATGTTGCTTTTATGCAATCTATTGATGGGGTTTGAAATATTGAGAAAGGGGTTTTGGTAACATGGATTCCAAATATATTCTCCATAGTAGAGGAAATATGTGCTAATATTGTCACATTTTCTATCTTAAATCATTCTTGTTTAAATAAATTTGCCTTGTAGTATATCCATTCACTTTATTTTGCTTCTCTATTTTGGAGGCAACATTAGTCTTATTAGGGGAATCCTCAATACATAGTAGTGTGCTCTTTCTTTCAAAGtatacaactcattgttgtttggTTAAATTAGCTAAAATGTAGATTTTGAGATTCTTTTAGATCTTTATTCATATTTATGAGTTTGTTTTGTGACTTGCATACATTTTGTGctttgtgttatggtttaagaGTTCTCAATTTGTTTCTTTTGTTATTTCAAATATTGATGTTATTAAGGGTCCTCAGTAATGGTGTTACTCGTGTCTCCTATTGGATTTGTTTGAATGTCCAATTTTCTAGGGAGGTCCTTAAGTTTTTTATGCTTTCTATTTTGCTAAAACACTAAAATATTTGAGTTTTGGCACTTTGTATTGTTGTTTAGCTTTTCTAACTTCATGCTAACTAGTTTATCTAGAGTAATCACTTAAGTGGTATAGTTAATGCCCTTAAGGCACATGGTTTTAATTACCCCTGTCTTATTCACCAATGTGTGCCCATGATAATTATTTGTTTTCTTAAAAGCTTTACTTGTTCCCATTTTTTATTTACTCATGCAACACTCTTATTGATATAACATATTATCTATATCCATGTAGGTGTCCAATGAGCAAGTAGAACCAAGTTTTTGATACCCTATGAGTCCTTTTCATAGCCACAATTGTGTATGCATCTATTTAGCTACTACAAGTCTGCTATTATGGCTTCGTTTGATTGTGCCATTTCAAATCTGTACTCCTTGATCAAATGGAGGAGATCTAATGTTGCAAAAGTTGTTGCACACATTTATTATTGTTTTGCTGAGCTATGAGGTGGGATGCCATCAATGCAGTTTGTTTATAGAATTGCAAGAGCCGCTATAGATGTTTGTAGGCTTTTGAGTCATCATTTTCCATTTTCCTATATGTAGAAGTTGATTGTTCATCCACGAGGTTGATCATTTCCATTTCCAGTGGACTATTTTGAGTATCATGAATTTTTTAGGGTTTCAACTATTGAATATTAGGTTTCCAAGAGTAAAATGGGTTTTGAAGCATCTAGGATAGAGTGTTGTATGTATGTCTTGAGATGAATCTATAATAGTTTGTACGATTTCTCTCACCACATTTGCTAACATGAATATAAAGAATATTTGATAAATGTCATAGCATATTTGAAACATTGTAAACATATATTTCTTGCATATGTATTTGTATATTTTTAACTCTAGATGATTAATTATGTTTTATGTATGACATATACTATTTGATGCATTTATGTTTAGATCATCCTTCTATGTTTCTAATAATTATTTCTCCTCTCTTGTAAACTATGACTTTGTTGTCCATTTCAATAGGTACCAATCCTTGAAAACAAATGATTTAATCATGCTTCTAAATTAATAAATCAATTACTAATTCTTTGAAGTTGATTTTTATATCCTTTTAGGTCATGAATCAATTACAATAAATAGGGGAAAAATTGTCTATGAGCATTACTAGTAGAAATATTCTGTGAATCATGTCCTTGTGTCATCATCTTGCATATCAAGTACAATGATATTATTATTAGATTTACAAAAGGTATATGTGTGATTGGCTTGTATTTAATCCACTGAAATTTTTGGGAGTTGAACTTGCCCATAATATAATTGCAAAGCTACTTTATTATTTTACCTTTTCCCACTTTCAATCCCATATATGATTACTTCTAGAAATGGCATCTTGGGTTGAAGCTGAGCCCAAAGCAAAAAAGAGCTTATCCACTCTCATCCATTGGCCTTTAATCATCCATAATATGGATGAACTTTAGTTTTACTTTCATGATGACAACCTTTTGCCTTGAAAGTTGAATTGTCTTCTAGGATTTTGGAGCAACAATTTTGGGACCCAACATCTCCTTCATGAATCCTAACCTTTGGTTCAAAAAATTCTTTCTTGCCACACCCAAACGAGTCTTATAGGTTTAATAGTGTTTGTGGGTTGTTTCTTCCTTGGTCATTGCTTGTACTTCTAAGATTTCCACAATGTCTTCTCTAACTCCAATTGATTTTCTGCAGCTCTATGGCAACAAATTTGTTGTGCCCAACCTTTGTGCACCTTCTAATGGTAATGGCCTAGTCTCTAGGGTTGATATTAGCATCTCACCCTTGTATGGTTGTGTTTTGGTGATTAAGGTTTATCCTAGTCACCTTTTTTGCGTGTCATGGAGTGTTTCTGGTGTTCCTACTGTTGGTGTCATGCTCTTCCTAGAGCTTATGTCTGAGGGTAGTGTGGGATCTTTTGGTTGCCTTTCCTTGGTTTGGTGGTTGGGGCGGATTGGCAAGATCTTATGTGGCCATGGTCAACTCAAGGACCCCCTTTGGTTCTACGTGCCATTCTCATTTTGGAAAGACTCCCCTTTCTTATTCTTGTGATCCCCTTGTTGCGGCTTGTAGGCAAGAGGTGGTTGAAAATGGAGTATTTTACACTCGAAGTTTGATTTGCAAATTAAAAGCTTTTGGCTTTCTCTCCTAGACTTGCAAAAGTGGATTTTGGAGTCTTGGAGGACTCTCATTGTTGGCACTATTGAGATTTTTCCTTGTGCTAGGGGTTTCTTTATCACATACTTTACTCTCCAAAGGAATTGGAGGTGGTGTTGAATGGTGGGTTGTGGCTGTGGGGAGAACTGGGGAGAACACTCCTCTCTCAAGCCATGGTTTCCATCTTTCAACCCTATAAATATATCTCTCTACTTACCCACCAACCAAACATGAAAACTTTGGCAAAGATAACCATATATCCAAGCTACGATATCACCTTCTCAAACAAACCGACTCTTCTCCAAATTGGATTATCTTGAATTTTGGAATTCAGACTAATGTTAAATTTGTAATTCAACTCAACAAACATCCCAACAGGGAGAATTCGAAATGATGGTTCTACTATAATTTTGAATGTCATTAACAGAAAATACAAAATGTGAAACATGAATACCGATGTGATTTTTGTAAAAATTTAGAAAATGCACAAGTACATGAGATGGATGATTTGGAAACAATATTGGATCATTAATAATCAATATCACATACAATGTCTGCTTGTTTGTACATTTGGAGCCCGTGGAGGTTAAGAATTTGGGTTGTGCAAGACCTTTCTCTAACTTCCCACCAGCCCAATATATATTAAAACTTAGTGGAGGAGCCAAACTTGGCTACAAATCACAATGAGTTAAGCAACCATTTCTGCTTCTTGTGAATCTGGAATTGCAATATCGACCCTCATCATAGGTTTGAATCTCTCAGGTATTGCTGCACCTGCTTGCACACAAAGCTCCACAATGGCAGGAGCTTGACCATAAAATCTTCTAAGGTGATTCATAAGAGGGGGACCAGCCAAATCACGGACATGGTAGACATATTGTGGAGGTATTAGTTCATCAACAGTTGCTTCTTGCCACCCATGTTTTCCATCACGCCATTGATGCTTGAAAGCTCCACATAGTCTGACTCTATGGCCCAACGGGCCAACATGCACTTCTGGGCAATAGCCACATGCCTTTACAGGATACTTCTTTAATAGTTTGCACACTCCACCCCTCATAGTATCGAATGCCTGAAGTGCTGTTTCTGCCACTTCCTGAATTTCCTGTGAAGACAAAGGCGGAGGACTGGTTTGTGGACGAATTCCACATGGATCCAATTCCTCACTTAGCCCTGCTTGGTTTGTCTGCTTGGGTTCATCCACAAACACATTGGGGTCTACTACTTTCTTTCCAATCATATGcaatggtttcttccttctccttgttgggTATTCTGGAAGATCAACACCCGCTTGGATGCAAAGCTCAACAACTGCTGGTATACTATCTACATTAAATCTGTCATTATGACTAATGCGCTTTCCCAGACGATCAAAAAGGTGGAAGGTCTCAATAGGAACAAGAATGCCATCAATGCAACCTTTTATCCACACATGTGATGAATTTCGAGCTCCATTTCCTGAACCCTGGCAATCTCTAATCTCATTGCCAATGAAACCAACGTGCACATTTGAACAGTATCTGCATCAGATTTCTAGTATCTTCAAATTCAGAGATCACCGGCAGAGCAACTATGATCTAATCACCTCTTATTTACTTAATAGATCTTTATTTTCATTGGCAACATGAATTAGTGTCTAAAATGATAGATAAATAATGAGACTAAAAGAGAAACAATTTATAGTATTTAACCTGCAAGCAAAGACAGGAATCACATCTAGCAGCTTCACAAGGTTCTTCACCAAGATTTTTCTTGCTTCCAAGACCTGATGTGCAACTGGTATCAAGTCAGGAACCAGTAATCCATTTTCTGGGGGTCCCAAaactctttcttccatttttgctTCCTCTAGCTTACTCCTCTTTTTGATTTTTCGTGCATCACGTATTATCTCCTTGATAGGTCTGGGATATGGTTTCTTTTTCCGCTTTGGCAACACAGGTGGAAGGTCCACATTCTGATGATATTTCAGTGCATTGATAACTATTCCAACTGACTGAAAAGATCCTGAAGGAAGTAGATTACTTGGTATAGTTTTGGAGATACCCGAGATCAATTTTCCTTCATCCTTTGCCACATGCCAACCCTGTAACAACAAAAACACTATAAGCAATGCAAAGCAAAGCATTGAGTTAAGGACCATATCAATCAAGAAGCATCAGTTTAAGTTGCAAAACAATGGAAATACAGGGCAACAGAAAAATTCAATAAGATACTGAAGTACAGTAAATCTATGTaaacattttttgaaaaatataagagATCATATCCATTATTTCAGTTTTTCCAAGTTAATAATGTGTCAAATGACGACTCAaggtatatttatttaaaatttcaagTATAAGTCTCATTATAATAAAAGAAAAGACTATATCTAGAATTAAAGACTACCATATAATTGATTGAGTTCCATCAAAAGACAACGCTGGAAGTAGAACTTACAGCGTACTCAGCTGTGTTCAGAGCTGCATAGGTCTAAGGATTTGGATTCCACATTTCTTCAATAGAGGCAAAACTAAATTGgcaataaaaatcatgaaaaatataaATCTCTGTTAATCTGATTATTTTCTTCTCAGCTAAGAAAGGCTTGTCAATCAGTTGCCTCTGACAATGGACCAAACTTTTTTATATGCTAAATCTGATATCTACCAACCGTCTGTCTGCTATCTGAATAATGTTGCACTTAACCAATGCAAATATACCTTACCATAACCACATGCCAACAATAACAAAGAAATTAgacaaaatcaatgcaaatatAAATAGAACTAAATGGAAGGAATAGTTGTGGATTCAATCAGAATGCACTTGCAATTCCAGGAAGTTGAAATAAAGACTGGAATATATTATATAAGCAACAATTTTTGATCAACTGATGATGTAAGTCAAGGATAGAAAGAGGAGAAATGACCCCTTTGGTAGAAAAGAGTAAATATAACAAGAAATCCTAAGCATTCTAATTAACTGTTGTACCCATATGACACTCTTTGTATTGTGTCGCATTTCAATATTAATCCTTGTCATTTTCAGCCACGAGTCATGTTTCAATCTTCATAGTGGTCATCTATGTTATTTTTGTCAAATCTTGTTCATGTCTCTGCAGGGCCAATGAAATGAGCTTACCAATACATCTTGCAAGGCAAAACTCAGAGTTTAGACAGTAGATAATTGGCAGAAATTCACTAAGGCAGTAGAATATTTTTTTGGAGTTACAAGGCATGCACCTGATTGTAGGTGGGCATAAAGTTCCAAACTGAAAATCGCAATAGGTCTTTACAGGGTGTGTGCAACTGTTTAGGATGACAGAATTTCTAAACAAGAGGCTGCAGGTCTTTATATGGTGGCATGCTCATCATAGGAGGAATGACATGTTTTGACAAAACAAAAAGTACAAACTATATACAATTGAAAGATGCCGACTACTGAATGTAGCAATCTGACTTAGttttctgattctgatttctttGGCCAGCGGTAGAGAAAATTGGTTTCATATGTTTGTTTTTGTGGTTTTAtgctttttttgtgtttttgcaataTATATGCCTTGGAATTTAGACAATGCAATTAAATAACAATGATAACACAAAAACTAATGActgaaaataaatttcagattgtctgATTTTCTAACAGCAATTAACAAATGCCAACTAATAGTGGAATTCAATAGAGATATGCCAAAATTGGCCTACCAGGGGTCCAACGCCTTGCCTGGAGGGCTGCTTAATCAGCTTAAATGAGTCCAGATGCTGCTACAGTAGCTACCAATGTGTCCTAACTGCTCCAATGAGTTTTATTCCTCTATAtaataattaccaaaaacaaatctAACACAAATAGACCCAACTGCTGCTGATTCCTTCAGGCCCCCAGGAGACTTCACTGAAAATGGTCAATTTTCCACACTGATTTGTTCATATCTCTCTCCAAGGACTTCATAAGCCTAAAAGAATGATTCTAATCTTTATTCCTAATGCTGACAATGAGATTTGTACAGAAAATCCAAAGGTAAACCCttcaatttatttttaatgaaTTCGAGGCAAGTAGAAGTGGTACGGCTGGCATCTAGAAAGGGATTGCTTGCTGTAAGAACCTCCAAGTTGATCAGAATTTGCTGTTCAAACCCTCTACTTGCTGTCTTAGTTGATCAATCACACAATTTGGTCCTTCAATGACCTGAAATACTGAAAATCGTGCCAAATCAGGTAGGGGCTACGTCCAACCTGCGAGAATAAGGGAGATTTCATTCCCAAATCCTTGCCAAAACCTGCAGATATGAATTTGCAGTCTTGCTCCAGCTATGTTGATGAAGAAAATAATCCAAGAATGCTCAATTATGAATCCCAAACCCAACTTATGCCTTCATCTCCCAAGTCGAACCCCTAAAGGCATCAAAATAAGATTCCAATGGAGTCTTTCCTTTCTAGAAAGTGGCGCCAACTTAAAGATCGGTCTTCTTCATGAAAATCGTACCACCTTTTAATTATTAACTCCTAGGGATATGTGCAAGGGACTTTAATATAAAGTCATTAATTAAAAAGAATAAAGTAACTTATaagttgtcctcatttttgtttccaaaaatgaaggaccactacatgaaatttttgttaaaaaaatgaaaaaaaattactctatggcacgcttcccgagacaaaatttcgactaatccttggactggcttaatcctcagtccatctttaactgcgtttcgaatttcgtcaaattttgggttcgtttgctatgtctttccttcaatttcgggttttaaaatcccaactgcaggtggagaattttcttcaaactgcaagttttaatgatattcattgttttggttgttgtagggaaatttttagcttattacatgtgcacttttattaaaagatgttacttgcaatttgttttaaatttcccctttgttgtttttatcttgtttagttaaaatagggattttttgactcaactacaagtaaacttgcagtttggtcaaaaaacccctactttaatggtttttgcatgtaatagggattttaaatccgcattacatatgtgcaagcttttctaacttgttgtagggattttatttcccttttacaagtaattaaaacttgtattcctctccaaaaaacccgattttgccttacaagtacatttttgacaattttaaacttgtcatttgtctaaaaaatcccgattttggcttGCCAAATGAAAAAGTGTAATTAAAACTTGTATTTGTcatcaaaaaacccgattttcattctcTTATGCAAAATTGAACTTGTCTTTTTTTCCAAGaaacccgaaatgcaaggaaaaatggtttttgaccatttcaaggcaatttttgtggagaaattgttggaggaggaaggcgttttggcttgcatcctattttcatgcattcttggacaCCTTTCACGCCAAATGGAAGTTGCATTTACTGGTTTTTCGCCCTAGATCAGCAGTCACGTTTTTCTTTCTAGATCAGCAGTCACGTTTTTCTTTAATGCCACATTTTAGTGGATTAAATCTCCAACAAGCTGCAATCTCCTAAAACGTTTTGCTCTctctcacctaggcgtggagtttgggagGAGTTTGAGCTATTTATTGATGTCATTGAAGATGCAAATGGTGGCCACATTTTTCTCCACATGATTCCTTTGGCCACGTTTTGCAAACACTTGTCACTATTTCTTCTACTCCTCCTTAGGCGTTTTGTTCCAATCCtcttgggtgtgctctctcattGGCATTTCGGTTCTCCAAGTTTGGAATTGCTGCTTCATTTAtcaatttggggcatttttgcaaaaacgtgTTAAGGGTTTGGCATTGCGGATTGCTTCTATTTATTGGTTTTCCTCCTTTCCAAGAATTGGTTGCATTTCTTGAAGAGGCATT
This genomic stretch from Cryptomeria japonica chromosome 8, Sugi_1.0, whole genome shotgun sequence harbors:
- the LOC131051185 gene encoding APO protein 1, chloroplastic — encoded protein: MARVMAASPSMSLSLPLIKDCSFVVRFNSKGWHVAKDEGKLISGISKTIPSNLLPSGSFQSVGIVINALKYHQNVDLPPVLPKRKKKPYPRPIKEIIRDARKIKKRSKLEEAKMEERVLGPPENGLLVPDLIPVAHQVLEARKILVKNLVKLLDVIPVFACRYCSNVHVGFIGNEIRDCQGSGNGARNSSHVWIKGCIDGILVPIETFHLFDRLGKRISHNDRFNVDSIPAVVELCIQAGVDLPEYPTRRRKKPLHMIGKKVVDPNVFVDEPKQTNQAGLSEELDPCGIRPQTSPPPLSSQEIQEVAETALQAFDTMRGGVCKLLKKYPVKACGYCPEVHVGPLGHRVRLCGAFKHQWRDGKHGWQEATVDELIPPQYVYHVRDLAGPPLMNHLRRFYGQAPAIVELCVQAGAAIPERFKPMMRVDIAIPDSQEAEMVA